GCCTGTGAAATTCAATCTACCCGCGCGTGATTTGCAAGGCAATGCCGTCGCCGGCTTTGATTTCGCCTTTCGGCTCAACCCGGAAGTGGACGCGGGGGTGCTGGTGGAGTGGCAGGACCGCACCATCGGCGTTTTGGAACTGCACAACCTCACTTCCAGCAACGGTGGCGACACCACTTTGCATGTCGGTATTGAGCACTGGCTTGGGCTCCGCACCTTCGCTTTGCGGTTGGGCTACGACGATGACCGCCCTGTCGTCGGGCTGGGTATTAACCTGCGGGCAGTGCGCATAGACGCTGCCGTCGGCTTCAAGCCCCGCGAACGGCTGGCGGTCGGCGTCAGTTTTCGGTTTTGAAAAACCCGCAGGCAGCTACTGCCACCGACTGAAAGGCGCTGGGAGGCGAAAAACGGCGATGGCTTTATCGCCGCCCCGCACAGAAGCAGGGGCTGTCAGTTCGGCTTCCAACAACCAAGTAGTGCCGTCTACTGCGCGGTGGGTAGTGACCAACCGCGCTGTCGCAAGGGGCTGCGGTTGACCGTCCACTATGCGGTAAAGGAGCACTTCCGTGCCTTTGCGCCAAGTCCCTTCGCGCGCCATCAGGTGAACGCGTCGGTCGCCTTCGCGCACCTGCACCGTCGCTGTCGCAAAGCGGGACGGCAACGCCGCTAACGAGGTGCCAGCAACTTGCTCAACCACGCGGGGTAGTTCGGATGAGGCTGCGATAGGCACCCGCTCTTGGGTAAGGTGGACGATCGCCTGCAAGTCGGCTGACACGACCCGTAGCACGACGAGCGCCGTCCAGCGTTTGCGCGCTTGCATCGCGGCTGCCAAAAGATCAACGGCAAACTCGGCTTCCAACGCCCGCGCCAGCGTCGCCATTTGCGCCGCCGTCAGGGGCGGTCGCCATCCGCGAAAGCGACATTCGCGCCGCACCTGTTCGGCAGAAACCCAATTGCCCTGCGGCAAAGCGATTTCAACCGTCGCCCCATCCAGCGTAAACGCCCCGACGAAAGCGCGTTTGGGCGTCGGCTTCCCCGCACCTCCCCAAACGGCGGCGACAAACCCGATGACCGTTAACACAACAATTGATGTGCAACGCATTTTACCGAACGCCCCCAACGAAGTCGCAAAGGGGCATAATCGCATCGTCCTCACCTCGCCAGCATGCGGGATAGCCCGATCCGCCTGAGCGTCTCTCGCCCAATCGGTCACCACACTTTTCCCCGTGCTTCAGCGACCCAGAAGCCTTCAATGCGGTCGTTCGTCCCATAGAACACGATTTCAGCGAGGTTGGTGATTTCGCAGGCGTGGTTGGGCACGATAACCAATCTGTCACCTACGCGCAATGACTCACCTTCGCAACGAATTAACCCGCACTCTTCCCAAAGGCGCTCTATGACCATTTGTGGCGTTTTGGAGGGTTGGTCCCCTGACCAACCGCTACTTTTGACAAGCCTGTGGGTGTTCCCTTTGACCGTGTAAGCGACAACCAACCCATAGCCTTCCGAAAACCTGTCAAGCGTTCCCGTCAAAGTTTTCAGTCCGGCGTCAATAAGTGCCTCTCCTTCACGGGGGGTTGAAACCACTGATGCCACGACGCGCAACGCACAATCGTCAGGACGAGCGACTCCCAGACTAATTTGCATACGGTCGTGGAAAACATAGTTGCCGGGGCGCACCTCTGTGATACCGTCCGTCCAACCGTTCTGCAAGGCGAAGTAGGCGCCGGGGGTGCTCCCGATGCTGACTAAGTCACAATCAACACCCCTTTGACGAATTTGGTTAGCGGCTTCCGCCATCCGCTCCGCCTCCTCCTTTGCCACTTGCATCCGTTCTTCCATCGTCGGCATCCGATAGGTACGCCCGTCGTGGGAACGGATGCCGCGAAAGTGCACGCCGTTCAAACGGGCAATTTGCTCGGCGACCCTCGGGGCTTGTCGCCAGTCCACACCGAAACGCTTGTAGTCAGTGTCCACGATGAGCACGATGTCCACCTGTTTGCCGTCACGGACGGCGATGTCGCCCATCGCTGCCGCTAACTCCACACTGTCAAGGCAAAGGAGCATCTCGCAAGTTTCCGCCATCCGCAACGCCCACCGCACTTTTTCGGCACCGACGAAGGGTTGAGCGACCATAAAACTGGCGCGGATGCCAGCGTCTGTAAAAGCAGCGGCTTCGCCCAGTTTGGCGACAGTCAGCCCGCAAGCACCCGCTTGAAGTTGCATTTGAGCGATGGCGGCGATTTTGTGCGTCTTGGTATGGGGGCGCAACCCGACCCCCGCCGTTTGCGCCAGCGCTTGCATGTGAGCGATATTGCGCTGCAAGATGGCGCGGTCAATAAACACGAACGGTGTCGGCACACTCTCGTCAAAAATGCTCCGTCCAACGCACCGTTCTGTATCCCGCCAGGTCATCGCGGTTCACGCTCCTTTCGCGATGTGTCCCGCGACAATAGTAGCGCACCCCCCTATTGACAGGATGGGACGACACGGCTAAAATAGTGAACAATCTTGTGCAACCGATTGCACAAGGTCATCACGCCCAAGGAGGGATCGCCGATGAAGGGACGGCGTTGCATCGTCGGCGCTTATGGCACCCTCGCCAGGTGCGGCGGTGGCTTCACCCTCATTGAATTGCTGGTGGTGATAGCCATCATCGCTATCCTGGCGGCGATTCTGTTCCCCGTGTTCAGCCAAGCCCGCGAAAAAGCGCGGCAGGCTTCTTGCCTCTCTAACATGAAGCAAGTCAGCCTCGCCTACGGCATGTATATGCAGGACTACGACGGACACTCCTTACCATGCTTTGAATACTACGAGACTTGGCCTGCCCCTTGGGGCGACGGTTCGTGGGCGCGACTTTACTGGTATGCAGATATTGCCAACCCCTATGTCCGAAACGCTTAACTTTGGGTTTGCCCTTCTCGCTCCGCTGTCACGACTTGGCGCCGCGATCACTTGCCTCCTGGGAGAGGACCTGGCTTTCGCGAATTGCAGTTCTCCTACGGGTGCAATAACGCTTGGTCTTGTTGCCACGCCTTTCCGCCTGCTGACCCCAATACTACTGGCTGGTATGGGGACACTTTAAGGCGTTATCCTGATCGCCTCACGACCGACGCGAACATTGCTGAACCGGCTGAAAAGATCACACTGTTGGACGCAGGCACCTTGCAAATCTGGGCTGAGTCTTATGACTATGGAGCGGGCATCTATCAACACGGCACAGACTACATCCCTAACAACACATGGACAAGTTCTGTTTGGGGTCCGATGAAGGGGTCGGTAAACATTCGCCATAACGATGGGTTTAACGCTGGCTTTGTGGATGGACATGCCAAATGGTTGCGCATGAGCCGACGGCGCAATTGGGACTCTACAGGGCGTGTTGGTAGGTCTTATCCTGACTATCCATGAATCCGCACAAGGGAGGTGCACTGACATGAAGCGGGAGATCCCCATCGCAGTGGCGATTGTGGTGATTATCATTGCCATTGCCATTGTCGGCTTCCTGTTCTACAAGGGCACTCAACCGCCACCACCTCAAGAAGTGAACCCACTTACCGGTGAACCCATTAAACAGGCTGCTCCGTCGCCATTGAAGGCAACCCCAGAACACGGTCGTTGAAGGAGAGTGACAACCTGTATTGAGTAAACGCATGAAAATTACCCTTGCAGATGTCGCCAAGTTGGCAGGTGTTTCGCCGACGACGGTTTCGCGGGTGTTGCGAGGCGCTTACAATCCCCGCCCCGTTAGTGAAGAAGTTCAACGGCGGGTGTTGGAGGCAGCAGCGAAGTTGGGCTATCAACCCAACCCTATCGCTCAAGCCCTCAGCACCCGCCGCACCCACATTTTAGGCTTGGTTCTGCTCAGCCCATCCCAGTTGACTCATCCTTACTCAGCAGCCATCGTTCAAGGTGCTCTGGAAGTTGCTCATCGGCACGGTTACCACATCACTCTCATCCCGACGGAACAATGGCGTGGTGCTTTATCTCGTGACTCACGCATCTTAACAATGACTGACGGAATCATCATCACAACCCGACGAAGCATTGTCCCCGACGATTTAGCAAAGGTTCGGGAACAAGTCCCCATCGTTTTGGTGCAATTTCGCTTCCCCAACAACGATATGCCATCGGTGCACGCCGATTATCGCACGGCAGCGCATTTGGTTGCCGAGCATTTGAATCAGCGAAAAGTGAGCGAAATTGGCATCTTGTGGGCGCGGGGTGTCTCCGCTCACCCTAATAAACCTGTCTTGCGCTCTGTCTTTGAAGAAGATTTTCTGCCCACCCTTCAAACACTGGCGAAGGAGATGAACATCGCTTTTGACCCAACGACCGATGTGCGTTCGGTCGCCATCAGCACCGATGTGGCAGCAGTTCGCAGGGAAGTTTGTCAATGGTTGAAAATCGCTCAACGACCTGCAGCGTTGTGCGTCGCTGACGATTTCGTGGCAGGTGTCGTGTTGCAAGT
This portion of the bacterium HR17 genome encodes:
- a CDS encoding D-threonine aldolase, with amino-acid sequence MTWRDTERCVGRSIFDESVPTPFVFIDRAILQRNIAHMQALAQTAGVGLRPHTKTHKIAAIAQMQLQAGACGLTVAKLGEAAAFTDAGIRASFMVAQPFVGAEKVRWALRMAETCEMLLCLDSVELAAAMGDIAVRDGKQVDIVLIVDTDYKRFGVDWRQAPRVAEQIARLNGVHFRGIRSHDGRTYRMPTMEERMQVAKEEAERMAEAANQIRQRGVDCDLVSIGSTPGAYFALQNGWTDGITEVRPGNYVFHDRMQISLGVARPDDCALRVVASVVSTPREGEALIDAGLKTLTGTLDRFSEGYGLVVAYTVKGNTHRLVKSSGWSGDQPSKTPQMVIERLWEECGLIRCEGESLRVGDRLVIVPNHACEITNLAEIVFYGTNDRIEGFWVAEARGKVW
- the rbsR gene encoding Ribose operon repressor codes for the protein MKITLADVAKLAGVSPTTVSRVLRGAYNPRPVSEEVQRRVLEAAAKLGYQPNPIAQALSTRRTHILGLVLLSPSQLTHPYSAAIVQGALEVAHRHGYHITLIPTEQWRGALSRDSRILTMTDGIIITTRRSIVPDDLAKVREQVPIVLVQFRFPNNDMPSVHADYRTAAHLVAEHLNQRKVSEIGILWARGVSAHPNKPVLRSVFEEDFLPTLQTLAKEMNIAFDPTTDVRSVAISTDVAAVRREVCQWLKIAQRPAALCVADDFVAGVVLQVAAEKRLKVPDDLAVISLNDLGIAEKLLPPVTALHISPDELGRKAAQALIEWLDEGRLPENFDIAIPPRLIVRASA